A genomic segment from Salvelinus alpinus chromosome 8, SLU_Salpinus.1, whole genome shotgun sequence encodes:
- the LOC139582559 gene encoding 26S proteasome regulatory subunit 4-like — translation MGQSQSGGHGPGGGKKDDKDKKKKYEPPIPTRVGKRKKKSKGPDAASKLPLVTPHTHCRLKLLKQERIKDYLLMEEEFIRNQEQMKPLEEKQEEERSKVDDLRGTPMSVGNLEEIIDDNHAIVSTSVGSEHYVSILSFVDKDLLEPGCSVLLNHKVHAVIGVLMDDTDPLVTVMKVEKAPQETYADIGGLDSQIQEIKESVELPLTHPEYYEEMGIKPPKGVILYGAPGTGKTLLAKAVANQTSATFLRVVGSELIQKYLGDGPKLVRELFRVAEEHAPSIVFIDEIDAIGTKRYDSNSGGEREIQRTLLELLNQLDGFDSRGDVKVIMATNRIETLDPALIRPGRIDRKIEFPLPDEKTKRRIFNIHTSRMTVADDVTLDDLILAKDDLSGADIKAICTEAGLMALRERRMKVTNEDFKKSKENVLYKKQEGTPEGLYL, via the exons ATG GGTCAAAGCCAAAGTGGGGGCCATGGACCTGGTGGAGGCAAGAAGGATGACAAG GAcaagaagaagaagtatgagCCTCCCATCCCCACCAGAGttgggaagaggaagaagaagagcaaGGGACCAGATGCGGCCAGCAAACTACCTTTAG TCACCCCTCACACCCACTGCCGTCTGAAGCTGCTGAAGCAGGAGAGGATCAAAGACTACCTGCTGATGGAGGAGGAGTTCATCAGGAACCAGGAGCAGATGAAACCGCTGGAGGAAAAACAGGAG GAGGAGAGGTCCAAGGTGGATGACCTGAGGGGAACACCCATGTCTGTGGGGAACCTGGAGGAGATCATTGATGACAACCATGCCATCGTGTCTACGTCAGTAGGGTCAGAGCACTATGTCAGCATCCTCTCCTTCGTAGACAAAGACCTGCTGGAGCCCGGCTGCTCTGTACTACTCAACCACAAG GTCCATGCTGTGATTGGTGTCCTGATGGACGACACTGATCCCCTGGTCACAGTGATGAAGGTGGAGAAGGCCCCTCAGGAGACCTACGCTGACATAGGAGGTCTGGACAGCCAGATCCAGGAGATCAAG GAGTCCGTGGAGCTGCCTCTCACCCACCCTGAGTACTATGAGGAGATGGGCATCAAGCCTCCTAAAGGAGTCATCCTCTATGGAGCACCTGGCACTG GTAAGACCCTGCTGGCCAAGGCGGTGGCCAACCAGACATCAGCTACGTTCCTGCGTGTGGTGGGCTCTGAGCTGATCCAGAAGTACCTGGGGGACGGGCCCAAGCTGGTCAGAGAGCTGTTCAGGGTGGCAGAGGAACACGCGCCGTCCATCGTCTTCATCGACGAGATAGACGCCATCGGCACTAAAAG ATATGACTCTAACTCTGGAGGAGAACGGGAGATCCAGAGGACTTTGCTGGAGCTTCTCAACCAGCTGGATGGTTTTGACTCTAGGGGAGATGTGAAGGTGATCATGGCCACCAACAGGATAGAGACTCTGGACCCTGCCCTCATCAGGCCTG GGCGCATTGACAGGAAGATAGAGTTCCCTCTGCCTGATGAGAAGACCAAGCGGAGGATCTTCAACATCCACACCAGCAGGATGACCGTAGCAGACGACGTCACCCTGGACGACCTGATCTTAGCTAAAGATGACCTATCAGGAGCTGACATCAAG GCCATCTGTACTGAGGCTGGCCTCATGGCCCTGAGAGAGCGCAGGATGAAGGTCACCAACGAAGACTTCAAGAAGTCCAAGGAGAATGTGCTGTACAAGAAACAGGAGGGCACACCGGAGGGCCTGTATCTCTAA
- the LOC139582560 gene encoding 26S proteasome regulatory subunit 4-like, translating into MPSSPPGYVVLPGRIDRKIEFPLPDEKTKRRIFNIHTSRMTVADDVTLDDLILAKDDLSGADIKAICTEAGLMALRERRMKVTNEDFKKSKENVLYKKQEGTPEGLYL; encoded by the exons ATGCCCTCCTCACCCCCTGGTTATGTGGTTCTTCCAGGGCGCATTGACAGGAAGATAGAGTTCCCTCTGCCTGATGAGAAGACCAAGCGGAGGATCTTCAACATCCACACCAGCAGGATGACCGTAGCAGACGACGTCACCCTGGACGACCTGATCTTAGCTAAAGATGACCTATCAGGAGCTGACATCAAG GCCATCTGTACTGAGGCTGGCCTCATGGCCCTGAGAGAGCGCAGGATGAAGGTCACCAACGAAGACTTCAAGAAGTCCAAGGAGAATGTGCTGTACAAGAAACAGGAGGGCACACCGGAGGGCCTGTATCTCTAA